The following proteins come from a genomic window of Nocardiopsis sp. YSL2:
- the rpsA gene encoding 30S ribosomal protein S1 has product MTSSTEATSTPQVAVNDIGSEEAFLAAIDETIKYFNDGDIVEGTIVKVDRDEVLLDIGYKTEGVIPSRELSIKHDVDPGEVVAVGDQVEALVLQKEDKEGRLILSKKRAQYERAWGTIEKIKEEDGVVTGTVIEVVKGGLILDIGLRGFLPASLVEMRRVRDLQPYVGRELEAKIIELDKNRNNVVLSRRAWLEQTQSEVRQTFLNTLQKGQIRKGVVSSIVNFGAFVDLGGVDGLVHVSELSWKHIDHPSEVVEVGQEVTVEVLDVDMERERVSLSLKATQEDPWQQFARTHQIGQVVPGKVTKLVPFGAFVRVEEGIEGLVHISELAERHVEVPEQVVQVGTEIFVKIIDIDLDRRRISLSLKQANESVSPDQVDFDPTLYGMAADYDEQGNYKYPEGFDPESGEWLEGFEAQRDEWERSYAEAQARFEAHRKQVEEARAAEADAANAPAPEEEEEYTGGGQSAGTPSTETASSGALASDEALAALREKLAGGEA; this is encoded by the coding sequence ATGACGAGCAGCACCGAGGCCACCTCGACACCCCAGGTAGCGGTCAACGACATCGGGTCCGAGGAAGCCTTCCTCGCGGCGATCGACGAGACCATCAAGTACTTCAACGACGGTGACATTGTCGAGGGCACCATCGTGAAGGTCGATCGAGACGAGGTCTTGCTCGACATCGGCTACAAGACCGAGGGTGTGATCCCCTCTCGGGAACTGTCGATCAAGCACGACGTCGACCCCGGTGAGGTCGTTGCAGTCGGCGATCAGGTCGAAGCCCTCGTTCTCCAGAAGGAGGACAAGGAAGGTCGACTGATCCTGTCCAAGAAGCGCGCGCAGTACGAGCGCGCCTGGGGCACGATCGAGAAGATCAAGGAAGAGGACGGTGTCGTCACCGGCACGGTCATCGAGGTCGTCAAGGGCGGTCTCATCCTCGACATCGGTCTGCGCGGCTTCCTGCCCGCCTCCCTGGTCGAGATGCGCCGTGTCCGCGACCTGCAGCCCTACGTCGGCCGCGAGCTCGAGGCGAAGATCATCGAGCTGGACAAGAACCGCAACAACGTGGTCCTGTCCCGTCGCGCCTGGCTGGAGCAGACCCAGTCCGAGGTCCGCCAGACCTTCCTCAACACCCTGCAGAAGGGCCAGATCCGCAAGGGCGTCGTGTCCTCGATCGTCAACTTCGGTGCCTTCGTGGACCTGGGTGGCGTCGACGGCCTGGTGCACGTGTCGGAGCTGTCCTGGAAGCACATCGACCACCCGAGCGAGGTCGTCGAGGTCGGCCAGGAGGTCACGGTCGAGGTCCTGGACGTGGACATGGAGCGCGAGCGCGTCTCCCTGTCGCTGAAGGCGACCCAGGAGGACCCGTGGCAGCAGTTCGCCCGGACCCACCAGATCGGTCAGGTCGTCCCGGGTAAGGTCACCAAGCTCGTTCCCTTCGGTGCGTTCGTTCGCGTCGAGGAGGGCATCGAGGGCCTGGTCCACATCTCCGAGCTGGCCGAGCGCCACGTCGAGGTGCCCGAGCAGGTCGTCCAGGTCGGTACCGAGATCTTCGTCAAGATCATCGACATCGACCTCGACCGCCGTCGGATCAGCCTCTCGCTGAAGCAGGCCAACGAGAGCGTCTCGCCCGACCAGGTGGACTTCGACCCCACGCTGTACGGCATGGCGGCCGACTACGACGAGCAGGGCAACTACAAGTACCCGGAGGGCTTCGACCCCGAGAGCGGCGAGTGGCTCGAGGGCTTCGAGGCTCAGCGGGACGAGTGGGAGCGCAGCTACGCCGAGGCGCAGGCCCGCTTCGAGGCGCACCGCAAGCAGGTCGAGGAGGCCCGTGCGGCCGAGGCCGACGCTGCGAACGCCCCGGCTCCGGAGGAGGAAGAGGAGTACACGGGTGGTGGCCAGAGCGCTGGCACGCCGAGTACCGAGACCGCTTCCAGTGGCGCCCTGGCCTCCGACGAGGCCCTGGCAGCCCTCCGCGAGAAGCTCGCGGGCGGCGAGGCCTGA
- the arfB gene encoding alternative ribosome rescue aminoacyl-tRNA hydrolase ArfB: protein MTVPADALVWRFSRSSGPGGQHVNTSDTRVSLSLDVAACAALGSTRRARALERLSGRLVDGVLTVSVQTHRSQVRNRVEARERMAALLAEAMAPPARERRATRPSRGAKRRRLDAKRRRGEIKRARSRPPME from the coding sequence GTGACCGTTCCCGCGGACGCCCTGGTGTGGCGCTTCTCTCGTTCCTCGGGTCCGGGCGGTCAGCACGTCAACACCTCCGACACCCGGGTGTCGCTGTCGTTGGACGTGGCGGCCTGCGCCGCGCTGGGGTCCACCCGGCGCGCGCGGGCCCTGGAGCGGCTGTCCGGGCGGCTGGTGGACGGGGTGCTGACGGTGTCGGTGCAGACCCACCGGTCGCAGGTGCGCAACCGGGTCGAGGCCAGGGAACGGATGGCGGCCCTGTTGGCCGAGGCGATGGCGCCGCCGGCGCGGGAACGCCGTGCCACACGGCCGAGTCGCGGTGCCAAGCGGCGCCGGCTGGACGCCAAGCGCCGCCGCGGGGAGATCAAGCGGGCGCGCTCGCGGCCGCCGATGGAGTGA
- a CDS encoding GNAT family N-acetyltransferase yields the protein MFDIHQAVPADAGEILTLQRAAFVDEAQAYGDPFILPLTENLSRVEKLLAQEDALLLKAVVGHRIVGVGRASVTGTTGVVGRLAVAPDQRRRGIARTLLVRLEEELRRRRPDLTALTLFTGAQSADNQRLYRAQGYAETHRERLADHLVMVHMRKELDGAVAGGPGAVAGTAHS from the coding sequence GTGTTCGACATCCACCAGGCCGTTCCCGCCGACGCGGGGGAGATCCTCACCCTGCAGCGGGCCGCGTTCGTCGACGAGGCGCAGGCCTACGGCGACCCGTTCATCCTGCCGCTGACCGAGAACCTGTCGAGGGTCGAGAAGCTCCTCGCGCAGGAGGACGCCCTGCTGCTCAAGGCCGTGGTCGGCCACCGCATCGTGGGTGTGGGGCGGGCGTCGGTCACCGGGACCACGGGTGTGGTCGGCCGTCTGGCGGTCGCCCCGGACCAGCGCCGGCGCGGTATCGCCCGTACTCTGCTGGTGCGCCTGGAGGAGGAGTTGCGGCGGCGGCGCCCGGACCTGACCGCGCTGACCCTGTTCACGGGGGCGCAGAGCGCCGACAACCAGCGCCTGTACCGTGCGCAGGGCTACGCAGAGACGCACCGCGAGCGCCTGGCCGACCACCTGGTGATGGTGCACATGCGCAAGGAGCTGGACGGAGCGGTGGCCGGCGGTCCCGGGGCCGTGGCGGGTACCGCTCACTCCTGA